The following are from one region of the Dermacentor albipictus isolate Rhodes 1998 colony chromosome 5, USDA_Dalb.pri_finalv2, whole genome shotgun sequence genome:
- the LOC135911602 gene encoding basic salivary proline-rich protein 3-like, with protein MDREPPEGGSSKRFCHLRHKMDREPPVGGSSRRRFCHLRHKMDREPPEGGSSKRLCHLRHKMDREPPEGGSSKRLCHLRHKMDREPPEGGSSRRRSCHLRHKMDREPPEGGSSKRFCHLRHKMDREPPEGGSSKMLCHLRHKMDREPPEGGSSKRLCHLRHKMDREPPEGGSSKRLCHLRHKMDREPPEGGSSKRLCHLRHKMDREPPEGGSSKRFCHLRHKMDREPPECGSSRRRFCHLRHKMDREPPEGGSSKSRFCHLRHKMDREPPEGGSSKSRFCHLRSATAITIGSWCGSEVFRVTYSRHCLGVASPSGSAQLEKTGCFRTSFQSYKAALLGTRINYLEPWQVSVALSGRV; from the exons atggaccgtgAACCTCCGGAGGGTGGTTCCTCGAAAAGGTTTtgccacttaag gcacaaaatggaccgtgAACCTCCGGTGGGCGGTTCCTCGAGAAGAAGGTTTtgccacttaag gcacaaaatggaccgtgAACCTCCGGAGGGTGGTTCCTCGAAAAGGTTGtgccacttaag gcacaaaatggaccgtgAACCTCCGGAGGGTGGTTCCTCGAAAAGGTTGtgccacttaag gcacaaaatggaccgtgAACCTCCGGAGGGCGGTTCCTCGAGAAGAAGGTCTtgccacttaag gcacaaaatggaccgtgAACCTCCGGAGGGTGGTTCCTCGAAAAGGTTTtgccacttaag gcacaaaatggaccgtgAACCTCCGGAGGGCGGTTCCTCGAAAATGTTGtgccacttaag gcacaaaatggaccgtgAACCTCCGGAGGGTGGTTCCTCGAAAAGGTTGtgccacttaag gcacaaaatggaccgtgAACCTCCGGAGGGCGGTTCCTCGAAAAGGTTGtgccacttaag gcacaaaatggaccgtgAACCTCCGGAGGGCGGTTCCTCGAAAAGGTTGtgccacttaag gcacaaaatggaccgtgAACCTCCGGAGGGTGGTTCCTCGAAAAGGTTTtgccacttaag gcacaaaatggaccgtgAACCTCCGGAGTGCGGTTCCTCGAGGAGAAGGTTTtgccacttaag gcacaaaatggaccgtgAACCTCCGGAGGGCGGTTCCTCTAAAAGCAGGTTTtgccacttaag gcacaaaatggaccgtgAACCTCCGGAGGGCGGTTCCTCTAAAAGCAGGTTTtgccacttaag GTCTGCAACTGCCATCACAATCGGCAGTTGGTGTGGCTCCGAGGTCTTCAGGGTGACTTACAGCCGGCATTGCCTTGGTGTTGCATCCCCGTCTGgaagcgctcagctggagaagACGGGTTGTTTTCGAACAAGCTTCCAGAGctacaaagcagctttgctcgggaccaggatcaactacctggaaccgtgGCAGGTttccgttgcactttcgggaagagtctaG
- the LOC139060058 gene encoding uncharacterized protein, with amino-acid sequence MAAYGADLQPLYTLSQVATNRQQFEAAVTATAQSCPAANISPGNLISFEEGSATHEALSPAGCTLEGVRHITPNPSPEFAESMEPLRHTCSTRSAPVPGITGQSEPQQALLHDAMRLIERLTGAVQNTLLTSSAAARPRVRVDLPTYSGYHDSVSVNEYLDRVLTYQRATGLSDGEILERVVPVSLTDHAARWFRLTGYRSSTLAEFRATLREEFLPADYERRLRRELELRTQHPDESLLEYVRAMDELYRTADPTAPNCDKVERVTRQAHPTFAAYLRGSKFRDLDELASEAKRIQADILALRSYRPPPPASRALEPRCAWNGDTFRTSSGGDGVVAFSDGQLRNGWDLSDRALDPYTYAMRAARAADGRGMQNRGRHAGSMMREQSVPAREQSIGRNNGQTARGTGRQARQRPVLLCHRCNQPGHFARDCRQPAN; translated from the coding sequence atggcagcatacggggctgatttacagccgttgtatacgctgtcgcaggttgctaccaacaggcaacaattcgaagcggcggtaactgctaccgctcagtcatgccctgcggcgaacattagccctgggaatttgataagcttcgaagagggtagcgctacacacgaggcgctctctccggcaggatgtacccttgaaggcgtgaggcacattacgccgaacccttcgccagaatttgcggagagcatggagccactgcggcacaCTTGCTcaacgcgttctgctcctgtgccaggcattactggccagagcgagcctcaacaggcaCTGTTGcacgatgcgatgcgcttgattgagaggttgacaggtgccgtgcagaacactctgctgacatcttccgccgctgctagaccgagagtgagggtggacttacccacctacagcgggtatcatgattcagttagcgtcaacgaatacctcgatcgcgtgctgacttaccagcgcgcaacggggctgtccgatggcgagatactggaacgcgtcgtaccagtgtcgttaactgatcacgctgcccgctggttccggcttactggctaccggtctagcacgctggccgAGTTCCGAGCGacattacgcgaggaattcctgcccgcagattacgagcgtcgtctgcggcgcgagttggagctacgtactcagcatccggacgaatccttgctcgagtacgtcagggcgatggacgaactttatcgtaccgctgaccctactgctccgaactgcgataaggtggagagagtcacgcgacaagctcatcccaccttcgcagcgtacctaagaggcagcaagttcagggatttggatgagctggcctcggaggcaaagcgcatacaggcggacatactcgccttacgctcataccgacctccacccccagcgtcgagggcacttgagccgcgatgcgcgtggaacggggacacttttcgcactagttccggtggagatggtgtggttgctttcagtgacggacaactgagaaacggttgggacttatctgaccgggctctcgacccgtacacttatgccatgcgtgcagcacgcgctgccgatggccgaggtatgcagaatcgtggtcgacatgccggctcgatgatgcgagagcagagcgtgcctgcaagggagcagtcgataggGAGGAAcaacggtcaaacggcgcgaggcactggacgccaagcccgacaaaggccggttctcctctgtcatcggtgcaaccagccggggcacttcgcccgggattgcagacagcctgcgaactga